In Xylanibacter ruminicola 23, a single genomic region encodes these proteins:
- the rplT gene encoding 50S ribosomal protein L20, which translates to MPRSVNHVASRAKRKRILKLTRGYFGARKNVWTVAKNTWEKGLTYAYRDRRNKKRNFRSLWIQRINAAARQEGMSYSVLMGNLAKAGIEINRKVLADLAMNNPEAFKAIVEKVK; encoded by the coding sequence ATGCCAAGATCAGTAAATCACGTTGCATCAAGAGCAAAGCGTAAGAGAATTTTGAAGCTTACCCGCGGTTACTTCGGTGCCCGCAAGAATGTTTGGACAGTAGCAAAGAACACATGGGAGAAGGGTTTGACCTACGCCTATCGTGATCGTCGCAACAAGAAGCGTAACTTCCGCAGCCTGTGGATCCAGCGTATCAACGCTGCCGCTCGCCAGGAGGGTATGAGCTACTCAGTTCTGATGGGTAACCTCGCTAAGGCAGGTATCGAGATTAACCGTAAGGTTCTCGCTGACCTCGCTATGAACAATCCCGAGGCTTTCAAGGCCATCGTAGAGAAGGTAAAGTAA
- a CDS encoding MBL fold metallo-hydrolase, giving the protein MKLTFLGTGTSCGVPVIGCQCKVCKSTDPKDKRTRCSALVETDNTRILIDCGPDFRAQILPQPFRKIDGILITHSHYDHMGGMDDIRPYCQFGAINVYANKLAKQSMLEMLPYCFAENRYPGVPAIGLHEIEPHVPLQIGNLEVLPIQVMHGKLPILGYKIGKLTYITDMKTIDDGELTYLEGTELLVVNALRFDKPHHSHQLMDDAIAFARKVGAKQTLIIHVCHDVGLHEEVNKLLPEGIDLAYDGQEIYL; this is encoded by the coding sequence ATGAAGCTGACTTTCTTAGGTACAGGAACCTCGTGTGGCGTGCCCGTTATCGGGTGCCAGTGTAAGGTGTGTAAAAGTACCGATCCTAAGGATAAGCGTACACGCTGTTCGGCATTGGTTGAAACAGATAATACGCGTATATTGATAGATTGCGGACCTGATTTTCGTGCGCAGATATTGCCACAGCCATTCCGCAAGATTGATGGTATACTGATTACCCACTCGCATTACGACCATATGGGAGGTATGGATGATATCCGTCCGTATTGTCAGTTTGGCGCTATCAATGTGTATGCCAATAAGCTGGCCAAGCAGTCGATGCTGGAGATGCTGCCTTATTGCTTTGCAGAGAACCGCTATCCGGGTGTGCCCGCCATCGGACTTCATGAAATCGAACCTCATGTGCCTTTGCAGATTGGCAATCTGGAAGTGCTGCCTATCCAGGTGATGCATGGTAAGTTGCCTATCCTTGGATATAAGATTGGTAAGCTGACGTATATCACGGATATGAAGACCATTGATGATGGCGAGCTGACATATCTGGAAGGTACTGAGTTGCTGGTGGTTAATGCCCTGCGTTTCGACAAGCCGCACCACTCGCACCAGCTGATGGACGATGCCATTGCTTTTGCCCGTAAGGTGGGAGCCAAGCAAACGCTAATCATCCACGTATGCCACGATGTGGGTTTGCACGAAGAGGTAAATAAATTGCTGCCAGAAGGTATTGATCTGGCTTATGATGGACAAGAAATATATCTGTAA
- a CDS encoding STAS domain-containing protein, which produces MEIKIEKTGERQVTLILIGRLDTSVSTAAEREVRPLYDYFEQEIVIDCTQLEYISSSGLRILMHIAQQGWINHCEIFIHGLQPNVYDVFKTTGFVHLFKFKD; this is translated from the coding sequence ATGGAAATTAAAATCGAGAAAACAGGCGAGCGCCAGGTAACACTGATACTGATAGGGCGCTTGGACACATCGGTATCAACAGCCGCCGAAAGAGAAGTTAGGCCGCTGTACGACTACTTTGAGCAAGAAATAGTAATTGACTGCACCCAGCTCGAATACATATCGTCGAGCGGTCTGCGAATACTGATGCACATCGCCCAGCAGGGCTGGATCAACCACTGCGAAATATTCATCCATGGCCTGCAGCCTAATGTGTACGACGTGTTCAAAACCACAGGCTTTGTACATCTGTTTAAGTTTAAGGATTAA
- a CDS encoding tetratricopeptide repeat protein has protein sequence MRRIFLFLAFLPLLVQAQFNTDRLVMIGRSALYYEDYVLSIQYFNQAISMKPWLYEPWFFRGVAKFYLDDYRGAESDCTEAIERNPYVVSAYELRGLCRINQKKYSAAVSDYDRALRYDPDNQGLWHNRVLCLIQDKKYDLALAQIDTISARWSKYARAYSMQAEIYLLQQDTAKAVKSLDKSLELDPYDGGIWAERAVISLARQKWKEGEEFLTKSIHLLPKHSGNYINRALARFNQNNLRGAMADYDTALDLDPNNFLGHYNRGLLRAQVGDDNRGIEDFDFVLKLEPDNLMALFNRALLLEQTGNLRAAIRDYSKVIEEYPNFWFGLQHRASCYRRLGNTKQAELDEFRILKAQLDKRYGKQPRLSKKQMRKRSDIDPDKYNQLVVADEQEVEHEYKSDYRGRVQNRKTAVSLQPMYGLTFVQPQNDVKVENPYENSVDAFNQTSGSHTVYLSCEQRNLSEVHMKRTFAYIDSLSNVIDQTKVTSKVAPLLLLRAIAYATIQNFDNAIDDLSICLQIDSTSSLAYWQRAVCQAKINEFNASEGTNVDLKSANVLGDLSDAIMLAPHNAYLYYNRGNLYAMRRDYQRAIADYSQALKLNQDLAEAWFNRGLAKIYAKHVDEGIEDLSKAGELGLYQAYSVIKKYREK, from the coding sequence ATGCGTCGCATTTTCCTGTTTCTGGCATTCCTGCCGTTATTGGTCCAAGCGCAGTTTAATACCGATCGCTTGGTGATGATAGGGCGCTCGGCACTCTATTACGAAGATTATGTGCTGTCGATCCAGTATTTTAATCAGGCCATCAGCATGAAACCTTGGCTCTATGAGCCTTGGTTTTTTCGTGGGGTGGCCAAATTTTATTTGGACGACTACCGTGGAGCCGAGAGCGACTGTACCGAGGCAATCGAGCGCAACCCTTATGTGGTGAGCGCTTACGAATTGCGCGGTTTGTGTCGCATTAACCAGAAGAAATATAGCGCAGCGGTGAGCGATTACGATCGTGCCCTGCGTTACGATCCTGACAATCAGGGACTTTGGCATAATCGTGTGCTCTGTTTGATTCAGGATAAGAAATACGATTTAGCTTTGGCGCAGATTGATACGATTTCGGCCCGCTGGTCGAAATATGCGCGTGCTTACTCGATGCAGGCCGAGATTTATCTGCTGCAGCAGGATACTGCCAAAGCTGTGAAATCGCTTGATAAGAGTTTGGAACTCGATCCTTACGATGGTGGCATCTGGGCCGAGAGAGCCGTGATTAGTCTGGCTCGCCAGAAGTGGAAGGAGGGCGAGGAGTTCCTGACTAAGAGTATCCACTTGTTGCCCAAACACTCGGGTAACTATATTAACCGTGCATTGGCCCGATTTAATCAGAATAACCTGCGTGGTGCAATGGCCGATTATGATACAGCGCTCGATTTAGATCCAAACAACTTCTTAGGTCACTATAACCGCGGACTGTTGCGTGCCCAGGTGGGTGACGATAACCGTGGTATTGAGGACTTTGACTTTGTGCTGAAGTTGGAGCCCGACAACCTGATGGCGCTATTTAACCGTGCCCTGTTGTTGGAGCAGACGGGAAACCTGCGTGCGGCCATCCGCGACTATTCGAAGGTAATCGAGGAGTATCCTAACTTCTGGTTCGGATTGCAGCATCGTGCCTCGTGTTATCGCCGATTGGGTAATACCAAACAGGCCGAACTTGACGAGTTCCGTATCCTGAAAGCTCAATTGGATAAACGATATGGTAAGCAGCCACGACTCTCGAAAAAGCAGATGCGTAAGCGCAGCGATATCGATCCTGATAAGTATAACCAGCTGGTTGTAGCCGACGAGCAGGAAGTGGAGCATGAGTACAAGAGCGACTATCGTGGACGAGTGCAGAACCGTAAGACTGCGGTAAGTTTGCAGCCCATGTACGGACTTACTTTTGTGCAGCCACAGAACGACGTGAAGGTTGAGAATCCATACGAAAACAGTGTGGATGCCTTTAATCAGACGTCGGGTTCGCATACTGTTTATCTTTCGTGCGAGCAGCGTAACCTGAGCGAGGTTCACATGAAGCGTACCTTTGCGTATATCGACTCGTTGAGTAATGTCATCGATCAGACGAAGGTAACGTCGAAAGTGGCACCGTTGCTGTTGCTGCGTGCCATTGCTTACGCCACTATCCAGAACTTTGATAATGCAATCGACGACCTGAGTATCTGCTTGCAGATCGACTCAACCTCGTCGTTGGCCTATTGGCAGCGAGCCGTTTGTCAGGCTAAGATTAATGAGTTTAATGCCTCTGAGGGTACCAATGTAGATCTTAAGTCGGCTAATGTGCTTGGCGATTTGTCGGATGCCATCATGTTGGCACCACATAACGCGTACCTATATTATAATAGAGGTAACCTTTACGCTATGCGTCGCGACTATCAGCGTGCCATCGCCGATTACTCGCAGGCACTCAAACTTAATCAGGATCTGGCCGAGGCTTGGTTCAATCGCGGACTGGCAAAAATCTACGCCAAACACGTGGATGAAGGTATCGAGGATCTTTCGAAAGCTGGCGAATTAGGACTCTATCAGGCATATAGTGTCATCAAAAAGTATCGCGAAAAGTAA
- the thrS gene encoding threonine--tRNA ligase, with product MINITFPDGSVRSYEQGVTGFQIAESISPALARSVVSCGVNGETVELNRPINEDATIELYKFDDEQGKHTFWHTSAHLLAEALQELYPGIQFGFGPAVENGFFYDVLLKDGESIKESDFPKIEAKMKELAGKKEPVVRREVPKAEALKQFAEWGQTYKCEHIEQDLEDGSITTYTQGNFTDLCRGPHLVDTGEIKAVKLTSVAGAFWRGDANREQMQRLYGISFPKKKMLDEYLEMLEEAKKRDHRKIGKEMELFMFSEKVGKGLPIWLPKGTELRLRLQDHLRKVQKRFGYQEVITPHIGSKNLYVTSGHYAHYGKDSFQPIHTPEEDEEYMLKPMNCPHHCEIFAWKPRSYRDLPLRIAEFGTVYRYEQSGELHGLTRVRSFTQDDAHLFCRPDQVKQEFLNVMDIIGIVLTAFGFNFEAQISLRDPNDHDKYVGTDEDWALAEKAIVEACQEKGLPAKVEYGEAAFYGPKLDFMIKDAIGRRWQLGTIQVDYNLPKRFNLEYTDEDNQKKTPVMIHRAPFGSMERFCAVLIEHTSGHFPLWLTPDQVAILPLSEKYNDYAQEVAKKFDMGGVRATVDMRNEKLGRKIRDNELKRIPYMVIVGEKEAAEGTVAVRPQGGGEQSVKTIQEFIDEVNARVAEMTKDF from the coding sequence ATGATTAACATTACATTCCCAGACGGATCTGTTCGCTCGTATGAGCAGGGCGTAACTGGTTTCCAGATTGCAGAGAGCATCTCTCCGGCTCTCGCACGCAGCGTTGTAAGCTGTGGAGTAAACGGTGAGACAGTAGAGCTGAACCGTCCTATCAATGAGGACGCTACCATCGAGCTCTACAAGTTCGACGATGAGCAGGGTAAGCATACCTTCTGGCACACATCGGCCCACTTGCTGGCCGAGGCACTGCAGGAGTTGTATCCTGGCATACAGTTCGGTTTCGGACCTGCTGTCGAGAATGGTTTCTTCTATGATGTACTGCTGAAGGACGGCGAGAGCATCAAGGAGAGCGATTTTCCAAAGATTGAGGCTAAGATGAAGGAACTGGCTGGTAAGAAAGAGCCTGTTGTTCGTCGTGAGGTACCTAAGGCCGAAGCCCTGAAGCAGTTTGCTGAGTGGGGACAGACCTATAAGTGCGAGCACATCGAGCAGGATCTTGAAGACGGTTCAATCACTACCTATACCCAGGGTAATTTCACCGATCTGTGCCGTGGTCCACACCTCGTGGATACAGGCGAGATCAAGGCCGTTAAGCTCACCTCAGTAGCAGGTGCTTTCTGGCGTGGCGATGCTAACCGCGAGCAGATGCAGCGCTTGTACGGTATCTCATTCCCAAAGAAGAAGATGCTCGACGAGTATCTTGAGATGCTGGAGGAGGCTAAGAAGCGCGACCACCGTAAGATTGGTAAGGAGATGGAACTCTTTATGTTCTCAGAGAAGGTAGGTAAGGGTCTGCCTATCTGGTTGCCAAAGGGTACTGAGCTCCGTCTGCGTCTGCAGGATCACCTGCGTAAGGTGCAGAAGCGTTTCGGCTATCAGGAGGTTATCACTCCACATATTGGTTCTAAGAACCTTTACGTTACCTCTGGTCACTATGCACACTATGGCAAGGATTCGTTCCAGCCTATCCATACCCCTGAGGAGGATGAGGAGTACATGCTGAAGCCAATGAACTGTCCTCACCACTGCGAGATCTTCGCTTGGAAGCCACGTTCATACCGCGATCTGCCTCTGCGTATCGCTGAGTTCGGTACTGTATATCGCTATGAGCAGAGTGGTGAGCTGCACGGACTGACTCGTGTACGTTCGTTCACACAGGATGATGCGCACCTGTTCTGTCGTCCCGACCAGGTTAAGCAGGAGTTCCTGAACGTGATGGATATTATCGGTATCGTGCTTACTGCCTTCGGATTTAACTTCGAGGCTCAGATTTCTCTGCGCGATCCTAACGACCATGATAAGTATGTAGGTACTGATGAGGACTGGGCTCTGGCTGAGAAGGCTATTGTTGAGGCTTGTCAGGAGAAGGGCCTGCCTGCAAAGGTTGAATATGGCGAGGCTGCTTTCTATGGTCCTAAGCTCGACTTCATGATTAAGGATGCTATCGGTCGTCGTTGGCAGCTGGGTACTATTCAGGTTGACTATAACCTGCCTAAGCGTTTCAACCTCGAATATACCGATGAGGATAACCAGAAGAAGACACCTGTCATGATTCACCGTGCACCATTCGGATCGATGGAGCGTTTCTGCGCTGTGCTGATCGAGCACACCAGCGGTCACTTCCCCTTGTGGCTGACACCTGACCAGGTAGCTATCCTGCCTCTGTCGGAGAAGTACAACGACTATGCTCAGGAGGTTGCCAAGAAGTTTGATATGGGTGGTGTTCGTGCTACCGTTGATATGCGTAACGAGAAACTGGGGCGTAAGATTCGCGACAACGAGTTGAAGCGTATTCCTTACATGGTTATCGTAGGTGAGAAAGAGGCTGCCGAGGGTACTGTAGCTGTACGCCCACAGGGTGGTGGCGAGCAGAGTGTTAAGACCATTCAGGAGTTCATCGACGAGGTAAATGCTCGTGTAGCTGAGATGACCAAAGACTTCTAA
- the def gene encoding peptide deformylase encodes MILPIYIFGQPVLRKVAEDITPDYPQLKDLIGDMWETLAESEGIGLAAPQIGKPIRLVVIDLDVLSDDLPEYKGFKQVFINAHIVEYDESNTDVSEEGCLSIPAIHEKVTRPTRIHVEWDDENFEHHDEWVEGYLARVMQHEFDHLDGKMFVDRISPLRKQLIKSKLRALTQGRFRCGYKTKVARK; translated from the coding sequence ATGATATTACCTATTTATATATTTGGTCAGCCTGTGCTTCGTAAGGTGGCCGAAGATATTACACCCGATTATCCTCAGTTGAAGGATTTGATTGGTGATATGTGGGAGACACTCGCTGAGTCGGAAGGTATCGGACTGGCTGCTCCTCAGATTGGTAAGCCCATCCGCTTGGTTGTGATCGACCTGGATGTGCTTTCGGATGATCTGCCTGAGTACAAAGGCTTTAAGCAGGTGTTTATCAATGCTCATATCGTAGAGTACGATGAGAGTAATACCGATGTGTCGGAAGAGGGTTGTCTGTCAATTCCTGCTATCCACGAGAAGGTTACACGTCCTACCCGTATCCACGTAGAGTGGGATGACGAGAACTTTGAGCACCACGACGAGTGGGTTGAGGGTTATCTGGCTCGTGTTATGCAGCATGAGTTCGACCACCTCGACGGTAAGATGTTTGTCGACCGTATCTCGCCACTCCGCAAGCAGCTCATTAAAAGCAAGTTGCGTGCTTTGACACAGGGTCGTTTCCGTTGTGGTTACAAGACCAAAGTGGCCAGAAAATAA
- the infC gene encoding translation initiation factor IF-3, translated as MKNDKLKNQYRINEQIRVREVRIVGDEGSSVMSTRDALNQARDMGVDLVEISPNANPPVCRLIDYSKFLYQQKKRQKEMKAKQVKVEVKEIRFGPQTDEHDYQFKLKHAREFLEEGNKVRAYVFFRGRSILFKEQGEVLLLRFANDLEEVGKVEGMPSLEGKKMFLYLAPKKAGSAKKSQQARDREAAQLEAKEAAKQQKEAQTEETAEIPANGGLLGNAKISADALKKLTESED; from the coding sequence ATGAAGAATGACAAATTGAAGAATCAGTACCGTATCAATGAACAGATTCGAGTACGTGAAGTCCGCATCGTAGGCGACGAGGGATCGTCGGTTATGTCTACGCGTGATGCACTCAACCAGGCCCGTGACATGGGAGTAGACCTCGTGGAGATTTCTCCTAATGCCAACCCGCCAGTGTGTCGTCTCATCGACTACTCCAAGTTCCTCTACCAGCAGAAGAAGCGCCAGAAGGAAATGAAGGCCAAGCAGGTAAAGGTTGAGGTAAAGGAAATTCGATTCGGACCTCAGACTGATGAGCACGACTATCAGTTCAAGCTGAAGCATGCTCGTGAGTTCCTCGAAGAGGGCAACAAGGTACGTGCATACGTATTCTTCCGTGGCCGCTCTATCCTGTTCAAAGAGCAGGGCGAGGTGTTGCTGCTCCGTTTTGCTAACGACCTTGAAGAGGTTGGAAAGGTTGAGGGCATGCCATCACTCGAAGGCAAGAAGATGTTCCTCTACTTGGCTCCTAAGAAGGCTGGTTCGGCCAAGAAGAGCCAGCAGGCTCGCGACCGTGAGGCCGCTCAGCTCGAAGCTAAGGAGGCAGCAAAGCAGCAAAAAGAGGCTCAGACTGAAGAGACAGCTGAGATTCCAGCAAACGGTGGTCTTTTGGGTAATGCTAAGATTAGTGCCGATGCACTGAAGAAGCTGACTGAGAGCGAGGATTAA
- a CDS encoding SpoIIE family protein phosphatase, with amino-acid sequence MKKASAYKLSLIIMVVLLVMWATIMSFVFVITRNSTAREVESRYEGIMLHANEKIRGVLSDVYVAAINSTSVIENDLNNPDKLQAHLEQMVKLNKYMSSCRLIFEPDFYPQRGHYFEIYAWRDSDGVIKGKQMNEDHPDFLTHPWYQTAYERDEGDWTPPYFDQAASQQLTTTYMTHIHDKNGNKVAMLGADVSLEWLRLRHKRIDAQNHERFEKGFKEKSYSFVLDNDGTYLIHPNEDLILKTTFQEVASQTADTADDEVANHMRNHESGSCKITKDGVSSVLFYSFVKYAEWTVVIVVPEAIINHQGNVLGAIILAVMLFGLIVIFFLSRALIRNIDQLRKTTAQKAGIEQELKIASHIQQSMLPKKYPPYPERPDVDIYGEIVTAKEVGGDLYDYLMHDNKLFFCIGDVSGKGVPAALMMAETISLFRCEAMLDTDPSNIISRMNKTLCDTNDSYMFVTLFLGVLDLKTGQLNYSNAGHEPPMLVGTLARFIYVDNNIPLGLRPEWEYTNQTILMDRNEILFMYTDGYTEAETANHEQFGRDRISNRANRLADLHLDARQYAHQHFETAQNFVGDTPQNDDISLMAIRYIPQPAYGSLYHRCLTLGNDVEEVVELTAFVNSICQDLEMNETATTYTTLAVEEAVVNVMKYAYPDREPSHIILEAEANDLMLTFILHDKGMPFDATKAAEVDVEQQAEQRVEGGLGIHLMRHYMDHISYERKNDENILTMQKIIEK; translated from the coding sequence ATGAAGAAAGCATCTGCATACAAACTAAGCTTAATCATCATGGTGGTACTGTTAGTCATGTGGGCCACCATTATGAGCTTTGTATTTGTCATTACACGTAACTCTACCGCACGCGAGGTTGAATCGCGTTACGAGGGTATTATGCTGCACGCCAACGAGAAAATACGTGGTGTGCTGTCCGACGTGTATGTGGCAGCCATCAATAGCACTAGTGTGATTGAGAACGATCTCAACAATCCCGACAAGTTGCAGGCACATTTGGAGCAAATGGTAAAGCTTAACAAATACATGTCGAGCTGTCGCCTGATATTTGAACCCGACTTCTACCCACAGCGTGGACACTACTTCGAGATATATGCCTGGCGCGATTCGGACGGCGTTATCAAGGGTAAGCAGATGAACGAGGATCATCCCGATTTCCTGACGCACCCCTGGTACCAAACAGCTTATGAACGCGATGAAGGCGATTGGACACCGCCTTACTTCGATCAGGCTGCATCGCAACAGCTTACCACCACTTATATGACACACATTCACGATAAGAATGGTAATAAGGTGGCCATGCTGGGTGCCGATGTGTCGCTGGAGTGGCTCCGATTGCGCCACAAGCGTATTGACGCCCAAAACCATGAGCGTTTTGAAAAGGGATTTAAGGAAAAATCGTACAGCTTTGTACTCGATAACGATGGTACCTATCTCATTCATCCCAACGAGGATCTTATTCTGAAAACCACTTTCCAGGAGGTTGCATCCCAAACAGCCGACACTGCAGATGACGAAGTGGCCAACCACATGAGAAACCATGAGAGCGGTAGCTGTAAGATTACCAAAGACGGTGTGAGCTCAGTATTGTTCTACTCGTTTGTGAAATACGCCGAGTGGACAGTAGTGATTGTTGTACCCGAGGCCATCATTAACCATCAGGGCAACGTGCTTGGCGCCATCATTCTGGCTGTTATGCTCTTTGGTCTGATAGTTATCTTCTTCCTGAGTCGCGCCCTGATACGCAACATCGACCAGTTGAGAAAAACCACAGCCCAGAAGGCAGGTATCGAGCAGGAGTTAAAGATTGCCAGTCACATACAGCAGTCGATGCTTCCCAAGAAATATCCTCCCTACCCCGAGCGCCCAGATGTTGACATCTACGGTGAGATAGTAACGGCCAAGGAGGTAGGCGGCGACCTATACGACTACCTGATGCACGACAACAAGCTGTTCTTCTGCATTGGCGACGTGAGCGGCAAGGGCGTACCTGCAGCATTGATGATGGCCGAAACCATATCACTGTTCCGTTGCGAGGCGATGCTGGATACTGATCCCAGTAACATTATCAGTCGCATGAACAAGACTTTATGCGACACCAACGACTCGTACATGTTCGTTACTCTCTTCTTAGGCGTACTCGACCTGAAGACAGGCCAACTGAACTACAGCAATGCCGGTCACGAGCCCCCCATGCTGGTAGGCACACTGGCACGCTTTATTTATGTAGATAATAACATACCATTGGGTTTGCGCCCAGAGTGGGAGTACACCAATCAGACCATACTCATGGATCGCAACGAGATACTGTTTATGTATACCGACGGTTATACCGAGGCCGAGACGGCCAACCACGAACAGTTTGGTCGCGATCGCATCAGTAACAGAGCCAACCGACTGGCCGATTTGCATTTGGATGCGCGTCAATATGCACATCAGCATTTTGAAACAGCACAGAACTTTGTGGGCGACACGCCACAAAACGACGACATTTCACTGATGGCTATCAGATACATCCCCCAACCTGCCTACGGCAGTCTCTATCACCGCTGCCTCACATTAGGCAACGATGTAGAAGAGGTAGTTGAGCTGACAGCATTCGTGAACAGCATCTGCCAAGACCTCGAGATGAACGAGACGGCAACAACCTATACCACCCTGGCTGTTGAAGAGGCTGTGGTGAACGTCATGAAATACGCTTACCCCGACCGCGAACCAAGTCATATTATACTGGAGGCCGAGGCTAACGACTTGATGCTGACATTTATACTCCACGACAAAGGTATGCCCTTTGATGCCACCAAGGCAGCCGAAGTAGATGTTGAGCAGCAAGCCGAGCAGCGCGTTGAGGGCGGATTGGGTATCCATCTGATGCGTCACTATATGGACCATATCAGCTACGAGCGCAAGAATGATGAGAACATACTCACCATGCAGAAAATAATTGAGAAATAA
- a CDS encoding phage holin family protein: MLSSDKNVENIAQLIEVLKHYLGLQTEYVKLDMIDKVVRLVTAAALAIVFILVIAACLTYLSFALAFWLATYTGTALAFLIISLLYLLLFILFIIFRKPWIEKPLVRFLAGLLLSK, translated from the coding sequence ATGCTGTCGAGCGATAAGAACGTTGAGAATATAGCACAGCTGATAGAGGTGCTGAAACACTATCTCGGGCTACAAACGGAATACGTTAAGCTCGATATGATAGACAAGGTGGTACGTCTGGTTACGGCTGCCGCCTTGGCTATCGTGTTTATACTGGTGATAGCGGCTTGCCTTACCTACCTGTCGTTTGCCCTCGCCTTCTGGTTGGCAACATATACTGGTACGGCTCTGGCTTTCCTCATCATATCGCTACTCTATCTGCTGCTGTTCATTCTATTTATCATCTTCCGCAAACCTTGGATCGAGAAACCTCTGGTTAGGTTCTTGGCAGGTTTGCTACTCAGTAAATAA
- a CDS encoding YtxH domain-containing protein, whose product MKSLGYIGAFLGGAIAGAALGILVAPEKGQDTRVRITDAVEDFLKKHNIKLSRKEVVDLVDDIQDAATEEE is encoded by the coding sequence ATGAAAAGTTTAGGTTACATTGGCGCATTTCTTGGCGGTGCCATTGCTGGCGCAGCTCTTGGTATTCTGGTAGCCCCCGAAAAGGGACAGGACACTCGCGTTCGTATCACTGATGCTGTAGAGGACTTCCTGAAGAAGCACAACATCAAACTGAGCCGTAAAGAGGTAGTTGATCTCGTTGACGACATTCAGGACGCAGCAACCGAGGAGGAGTAA
- a CDS encoding SPOR domain-containing protein yields MKKYTVLCAGLCMALAMTSCKTNESAYKKAYEKAKQYDTAQQQAAPVVETAPVVAPVEAKPATETQVVDNLDNVSVRQESVSLISGSGLKAFSVVVGSFGVRANAEGLMQRLKNAGYDAQVVKNDDKNMYRVVASTFSDKAAAAASRDQIRASYPDAWLLYNAR; encoded by the coding sequence ATGAAAAAGTACACTGTATTATGCGCAGGTTTGTGCATGGCATTGGCAATGACAAGTTGTAAGACTAACGAGAGTGCCTATAAGAAGGCTTACGAGAAGGCTAAGCAGTACGATACAGCTCAGCAGCAGGCTGCTCCTGTTGTTGAAACAGCCCCCGTTGTAGCTCCTGTAGAGGCTAAGCCAGCTACTGAGACTCAGGTAGTAGACAATCTCGACAACGTATCAGTACGCCAGGAGAGTGTATCGCTGATTAGTGGTAGTGGTTTGAAAGCATTCAGCGTAGTTGTTGGCTCGTTTGGTGTTCGCGCCAATGCCGAGGGCTTGATGCAGCGCCTGAAGAATGCTGGTTACGATGCCCAGGTGGTTAAGAACGATGATAAGAATATGTATCGCGTTGTCGCCTCTACCTTCTCTGATAAGGCTGCAGCAGCTGCTAGCCGCGATCAGATTCGTGCGTCATATCCCGATGCTTGGTTGCTGTATAACGCTCGTTAA
- the ruvX gene encoding Holliday junction resolvase RuvX — protein MARILSIDYGKKRTGLAVTDPLQIIAGGLATVATSELFDFLKAYIAREQVEMIVIGEPRQPNGEPSENLARVQQFVNRWRKAVPEVPIQYYDERFTSVLAHQAMLDGGLKKKARQNKGLVDEISATIILEDFMRSKK, from the coding sequence TTGGCTCGAATATTATCAATAGATTACGGTAAGAAACGTACCGGACTGGCAGTCACCGATCCTCTACAGATTATAGCTGGAGGATTGGCGACTGTTGCTACATCCGAACTCTTCGACTTCCTGAAGGCTTATATTGCCCGTGAACAGGTAGAGATGATAGTGATTGGCGAACCACGTCAGCCTAATGGCGAACCTAGTGAGAACCTGGCACGTGTGCAGCAGTTTGTGAACCGTTGGCGCAAGGCTGTGCCCGAAGTTCCTATCCAGTATTACGACGAGCGTTTTACCTCGGTGCTGGCCCATCAGGCCATGCTGGATGGTGGATTGAAGAAAAAGGCTCGACAGAACAAGGGATTGGTAGATGAAATCTCGGCTACCATCATTCTCGAAGATTTTATGCGTTCAAAAAAATAA
- the rpmI gene encoding 50S ribosomal protein L35, protein MPKVKTNSGAKKRFSFTGTGKVKRRHAFHSHILTKKTKKQKRNLVGTTIVDPSNMKQVRDLLCLR, encoded by the coding sequence ATGCCAAAAGTAAAGACAAACTCTGGTGCAAAGAAGAGATTCTCTTTCACTGGAACAGGTAAGGTAAAGAGACGTCATGCCTTCCACAGTCACATTCTGACAAAGAAGACCAAGAAGCAGAAGCGCAACTTGGTAGGTACAACTATCGTTGATCCTAGCAACATGAAGCAGGTTCGTGATCTGTTGTGTCTCCGTTAA